A genomic segment from Truepera sp. encodes:
- the corA gene encoding magnesium/cobalt transporter CorA: MRRKIGAVPGAVVYTGPQRDYGAHLQLIHYQEDSLEETEVSDIASLPKLLEAPGVHWLNVVGVHDTKLLENLGQVLGLHPLTVEDLASLGQRPKTEEYEHYLFMVFRILTRHGVPVTTSEEQGAQGRGSAPGARAADPAAAEAPGAATPATGPATPAPGPATPATGPAAATPTRSPAAPAKLVQLEPSASAGTVGHDLLHSEQFSLVLREGLLVTFQELERDPFEPLRERLRKGAGRLRKMGADYLAYTLIDLVIDQYFEVVEAYGDDLEAIEEKILRGPERDSLERVNDLRRDLLVVRRAVWPLRDVMASLQRKDQAYFSPEVSNYLRDAHDHAVQVMDAVETQREQLTSLHDIYLTLLSVRMNDVMKVLTIIATIFIPLTFLAGIYGMNFKYMPEYHWRWAYPALWLVMLLLGGGMLAAFRRRGWL, from the coding sequence ATGCGCCGCAAGATCGGCGCCGTGCCCGGCGCCGTCGTCTACACCGGCCCGCAGCGTGATTACGGGGCGCACCTACAACTCATCCACTACCAGGAGGACTCGCTAGAGGAGACCGAGGTCTCCGACATCGCGAGCCTGCCTAAGCTCCTCGAGGCTCCCGGAGTGCACTGGCTGAACGTGGTAGGCGTGCACGACACGAAGCTGCTCGAGAACCTAGGACAAGTGCTGGGCCTGCACCCGCTCACGGTCGAGGACCTGGCGAGCCTGGGACAGCGCCCCAAGACCGAGGAGTACGAACACTACCTCTTCATGGTCTTCCGCATCCTCACCCGCCACGGCGTCCCGGTCACCACCTCCGAAGAGCAAGGTGCTCAAGGTCGTGGTTCGGCGCCCGGCGCGCGAGCCGCGGATCCGGCGGCGGCCGAGGCTCCAGGCGCGGCCACCCCCGCCACTGGCCCAGCAACCCCCGCCCCAGGCCCGGCCACCCCCGCCACTGGCCCCGCGGCGGCAACCCCCACCCGAAGCCCGGCAGCTCCCGCCAAGCTGGTGCAGCTGGAGCCATCGGCGTCCGCCGGCACGGTCGGCCACGACCTGCTCCACAGCGAGCAGTTCTCCCTCGTGTTGCGAGAGGGCCTGCTGGTCACGTTCCAGGAGCTCGAGAGGGACCCGTTCGAGCCGCTGCGAGAGAGGTTGCGGAAGGGCGCCGGGCGGCTCAGGAAGATGGGCGCCGACTACCTCGCCTACACGCTCATCGACCTCGTCATCGACCAGTACTTCGAGGTGGTGGAGGCCTACGGTGACGACCTGGAGGCCATCGAGGAGAAGATACTGCGGGGCCCCGAGCGCGACTCGCTCGAGCGCGTCAACGACCTGCGCCGCGACCTGCTGGTGGTGCGCCGCGCAGTCTGGCCCCTGCGTGACGTGATGGCGTCGTTGCAACGCAAGGATCAGGCATACTTCTCGCCCGAGGTATCGAACTACCTGCGCGACGCGCACGACCACGCCGTGCAGGTCATGGACGCCGTGGAAACGCAGCGCGAGCAGCTCACCAGCCTGCACGACATCTACCTCACGCTGCTGAGCGTGCGCATGAACGACGTCATGAAGGTCCTGACGATCATCGCGACCATCTTCATCCCGCTCACCTTCTTGGCGGGCATCTACGGCATGAACTTCAAGTACATGCCCGAGTACCACTGGCGCTGGGCGTATCCAGCCCTGTGGCTGGTCATGCTGCTGTTGGGAGGGGGCATGCTCGCGGCCTTCAGGCGCCGGGGGTGGTTGTGA
- a CDS encoding ATP phosphoribosyltransferase regulatory subunit, whose amino-acid sequence MVRRPAAARSGAEPLTGLPDGTRFAPPEAAAAREVALERLRDLYASWGYLPVEVPGLEHFDPSHPREAQAFKLTDNGSDVLALRSDFTPALARLVTVNYPGVAAGERRALRLRYAGTVWHAHHPELAGTREFTQVGIELVGVSNARADAEIIHLARESVRAVGLTPRIEVGNPAYVRALLEAADVPREHEPALADAIDRKDRADVLALIGALGLRGRAADAILRCPDLYGDEGLLDEARRLAPNAAARQAVDRLEGVLEEFEDASELLLDLGLARRLSYYTGVTFRAYTFDYGQPLLGGGRYDGALLPYAAGFSLGLERLLSAAPGARPEALGPQVLTLDDPAARLLRAAGIAVARAVASDPGGAEREARAERIPYLLVDGTLRSVAEGGASEARRLELQALLAGNGGRR is encoded by the coding sequence GCCGCCCGAGGCGGCTGCCGCGCGCGAGGTCGCCCTCGAGCGGCTACGCGATCTCTATGCGTCGTGGGGTTACCTGCCCGTCGAGGTCCCCGGTCTAGAGCACTTCGACCCCAGCCACCCGCGCGAGGCGCAGGCCTTCAAGCTGACGGACAACGGCAGCGACGTGCTGGCCCTGAGGTCCGACTTCACGCCCGCGCTGGCGCGCCTCGTCACGGTCAACTACCCCGGGGTCGCCGCCGGCGAGCGCCGCGCGTTGCGCCTGCGTTACGCGGGCACCGTTTGGCACGCACACCACCCCGAACTCGCGGGCACCCGCGAGTTCACGCAGGTCGGCATCGAGCTCGTGGGCGTGAGCAACGCCCGTGCCGACGCCGAGATCATCCACCTCGCCCGCGAGTCCGTCCGGGCCGTGGGGCTGACGCCGCGGATCGAGGTCGGCAACCCCGCCTACGTGAGGGCGCTACTGGAGGCGGCCGACGTCCCGCGCGAACACGAGCCCGCGCTGGCCGATGCCATCGACCGCAAAGACCGCGCCGACGTCCTTGCCCTGATCGGCGCACTCGGCTTGCGTGGCCGCGCTGCCGACGCCATCTTGCGCTGCCCCGACCTCTACGGTGACGAGGGCCTGCTCGACGAGGCCCGCCGACTGGCGCCGAACGCGGCGGCGCGCCAGGCCGTCGACCGGCTCGAGGGCGTGCTCGAGGAGTTCGAAGACGCCAGCGAGTTACTCCTCGACCTCGGCCTGGCGCGGCGCCTCAGCTACTACACGGGCGTCACCTTCCGCGCCTACACGTTCGACTACGGCCAACCGCTGCTAGGGGGCGGGCGTTACGACGGGGCGCTGTTGCCTTACGCCGCCGGGTTCTCGTTGGGGCTCGAGCGGCTCCTGAGCGCGGCTCCTGGCGCCCGGCCGGAGGCGCTCGGTCCTCAGGTGCTCACCCTCGACGACCCCGCCGCCAGGCTCCTGCGCGCCGCGGGCATCGCCGTGGCGCGGGCGGTGGCGAGCGACCCCGGCGGGGCGGAGCGCGAGGCGCGCGCCGAGCGCATCCCTTACCTCCTCGTGGACGGCACCCTGAGGAGCGTGGCCGAAGGGGGCGCGTCGGAGGCACGCAGGCTCGAGCTGCAGGCCCTGCTCGCTGGCAACGGGGGCCGGAGGTGA
- the hisG gene encoding ATP phosphoribosyltransferase, giving the protein MTRANGAPLVLALPKGRVLEEALAALRSAGLRLALSDDDRALRHDGPDATVLVMRNADVPTYVELGVADAGVVGRDVLLEHGSRLYAPVDLGFAACRLSLIRPEGQSGPIRRVASKYPRVAAEYLRRLGSPAEVVALSGNVELACLSGLADAVVDVVQTGATLRANGLAEVDVIAESSARLVVNRAALKLKSHVLRPLIEALRDLSGR; this is encoded by the coding sequence GTGACGCGGGCCAACGGTGCGCCGCTCGTGCTGGCGCTGCCCAAAGGGCGGGTGCTGGAGGAGGCACTGGCGGCGCTGCGCAGCGCCGGCTTGCGCCTCGCCTTGAGTGACGACGACCGCGCCCTGCGGCACGACGGTCCCGACGCAACCGTGCTCGTCATGCGCAACGCCGATGTGCCCACTTACGTAGAGCTGGGCGTGGCCGACGCGGGGGTGGTCGGGCGCGACGTTTTGCTGGAGCACGGGAGTCGCCTCTACGCGCCCGTGGACCTGGGCTTCGCGGCTTGCCGCCTGTCGCTCATCCGCCCGGAGGGCCAGAGCGGGCCCATCCGGCGCGTGGCCAGCAAGTACCCGCGGGTAGCGGCCGAGTACCTCAGGCGCCTCGGCAGCCCGGCGGAGGTGGTAGCGCTCTCGGGCAACGTCGAGCTAGCCTGCCTCTCGGGCCTGGCCGACGCCGTGGTGGACGTGGTTCAGACGGGGGCGACGCTGAGAGCCAACGGCCTTGCCGAGGTGGACGTGATAGCCGAATCGAGCGCGCGGCTGGTGGTGAACCGGGCCGCGCTCAAGCTCAAGTCGCACGTGCTGCGGCCGTTGATCGAGGCGCTGCGAGACCTATCGGGGCGTTAG